The following proteins come from a genomic window of Gordonia westfalica:
- a CDS encoding MFS transporter — protein sequence MSTSSGGWSELLAREHRAAVSVFAGGILVFAINTFLTSASLPSTIADIGGQQFYAWVVTIFLIASVVASMLVNRVLAQFGARGAYLIGFSAFAAGSLICAVTPTMPILLAGRLIQGLGGGLLTGLAFAVVQIALPQRIWGRAVALISAMWGVGNIVGPAIGGLFADVGLWRGSFWFLTVVTLAIAAVAARVLPRGRGSDQRHPLPWASLAAVTVAAAAVSVAAVACSTTAVVVLGGVALLALFGFVAVDRRGTTGLLPRLTYSIGNPLKWIYLSIAVLAAGSTAEAFLPLFGQQVGGLTPLAAGLLPAALSSGWTVAQIASSTWAHGRSAAAARIAGPAFLAVGMAGYGLLQSSTAPIAIAGWYACLVVAGVGIGMAFPHIATAAMGITTDQAEAARASAGINSVQMVANTIGSAAAGLLVSFGSDAVGSARLLSFGFACVAVIGVGIAVRSVRPAR from the coding sequence ATGTCGACGTCATCGGGCGGATGGTCCGAACTCCTCGCCCGAGAACACCGTGCCGCGGTGTCGGTGTTCGCCGGCGGCATCCTCGTCTTCGCGATCAACACCTTTCTGACCTCGGCCTCGCTGCCCAGCACCATCGCCGACATCGGCGGCCAACAGTTCTACGCCTGGGTCGTCACGATCTTCCTCATCGCCTCCGTCGTGGCGTCGATGCTGGTGAACCGAGTGCTGGCGCAGTTCGGCGCGCGCGGCGCCTACCTGATCGGATTCTCCGCGTTCGCCGCGGGTTCACTGATCTGCGCCGTCACCCCGACCATGCCGATCCTGTTGGCCGGCAGGCTGATCCAGGGACTCGGCGGCGGACTGCTCACGGGGCTGGCATTCGCGGTCGTGCAGATCGCGCTGCCGCAGCGCATCTGGGGACGTGCGGTGGCACTCATCTCGGCGATGTGGGGCGTGGGCAACATCGTGGGTCCCGCGATCGGCGGCCTGTTCGCCGACGTCGGGCTGTGGCGGGGCTCCTTCTGGTTCCTGACCGTGGTCACGTTGGCCATCGCCGCAGTCGCCGCCCGGGTGTTGCCGCGCGGTCGGGGCTCCGACCAACGGCACCCGTTGCCGTGGGCGTCGCTGGCGGCGGTGACCGTCGCCGCCGCGGCGGTCTCGGTGGCCGCGGTCGCCTGTTCGACGACGGCGGTCGTGGTGCTCGGCGGCGTCGCGCTGCTCGCCCTGTTCGGGTTCGTGGCCGTGGACCGACGCGGGACCACCGGCCTGCTCCCCCGGCTCACCTATTCGATAGGCAATCCCCTCAAGTGGATCTACCTCTCGATCGCGGTACTGGCGGCCGGGTCGACCGCCGAGGCCTTCCTCCCGCTGTTCGGTCAGCAGGTCGGCGGCCTGACCCCACTGGCCGCGGGTCTCCTGCCGGCCGCGTTGTCGTCGGGGTGGACGGTCGCGCAGATCGCCAGCAGCACGTGGGCCCACGGTCGATCGGCGGCGGCCGCCCGCATCGCCGGCCCGGCGTTCCTCGCCGTCGGCATGGCCGGCTACGGCCTCCTCCAGTCATCGACCGCTCCGATCGCGATCGCCGGCTGGTACGCGTGCCTCGTCGTCGCCGGCGTGGGCATCGGTATGGCGTTCCCGCACATCGCGACCGCCGCCATGGGCATCACCACCGATCAGGCGGAGGCCGCCCGTGCGTCGGCGGGCATCAACTCCGTACAGATGGTCGCCAACACCATCGGTTCGGCCGCCGCCGGCCTGCTCGTCAGCTTCGGTTCCGACGCGGTCGGTTCGGCGCGACTGCTGTCGTTCGGTTTCGCCTGCGTCGCGGTGATCGGCGTGGGCATCGCCGTTCGATCGGTCCGGCCTGCGCGGTGA
- a CDS encoding SRPBCC family protein: MGVVRHQVVVDAPRARVFEYVDGYQNVPEYLMGVTGFEPRTSQTQGLGSIFEVTVDVGPKKLKSVVRCTEYIENELIELKAIEGFQADTTWRFAEAGSGTDLQVEFNYTLPGGIAGRVLGGIIGPFAAQAIRHTEATIAKKVVARG, encoded by the coding sequence GTGGGAGTGGTACGTCATCAGGTCGTCGTCGATGCGCCCCGCGCGCGGGTCTTCGAGTACGTCGACGGTTATCAGAACGTTCCCGAATATCTGATGGGGGTCACCGGCTTCGAGCCCAGGACCTCGCAGACCCAGGGTCTGGGTTCCATCTTCGAGGTGACGGTCGACGTCGGCCCGAAGAAGCTCAAGTCGGTCGTCAGATGCACCGAGTACATCGAGAACGAGCTGATCGAGCTCAAGGCGATCGAGGGCTTCCAGGCCGACACCACCTGGCGTTTCGCCGAGGCCGGGAGCGGTACCGATCTGCAGGTGGAGTTCAACTACACCCTGCCCGGCGGGATCGCGGGCCGCGTGCTGGGCGGCATCATCGGGCCGTTCGCGGCTCAGGCCATCAGGCACACCGAGGCCACCATCGCGAAGAAGGTCGTCGCGCGGGGCTGA
- a CDS encoding proline dehydrogenase family protein, whose translation MSTLFDTLLRPTITAAARSERIKQTSQRWSVTEKVVRRFVPGESLDDVIRAIRRELDDGLAATIDFLGEDTVDESQADATVAAYVALLEAMPGLGPVPAGSLEVSLKLTALGQSLPEHGAKIAEENARTIAAAARSAGASVTVDAEDHTTVDGRLAIVRSLRRAFPDVGTVLQAYLRRTEDDCAEFASSGARIRLCKGAYAEPPSVAYPDRRQIDEAYLRCLRILMKGNGYPMVASHDPTMIEAASIMAAEFDRGPDTWEHQMLYGIRADEQRRLVGSGAHVRVYIPYGSEWYGYFVRRLAEKPANLGFFLRALAG comes from the coding sequence TTGAGCACTCTCTTCGACACGCTTCTACGCCCGACGATCACCGCCGCGGCGCGCAGCGAACGGATCAAACAGACCTCGCAGCGATGGTCGGTGACCGAGAAGGTCGTGCGCCGATTCGTCCCCGGCGAATCACTCGACGACGTCATCCGCGCCATCCGAAGGGAACTCGACGACGGACTGGCGGCGACCATCGACTTCCTCGGCGAGGACACCGTCGACGAATCGCAGGCCGATGCCACCGTGGCCGCGTATGTGGCTCTGCTGGAGGCGATGCCGGGCCTGGGTCCGGTGCCGGCTGGTTCGCTGGAGGTGTCACTGAAACTGACCGCGCTCGGACAGAGCCTGCCGGAGCACGGCGCCAAGATCGCCGAGGAGAACGCCCGGACGATCGCCGCGGCGGCGCGGTCGGCGGGGGCATCGGTCACCGTCGACGCCGAGGACCACACGACCGTCGACGGGCGACTGGCCATCGTGCGCTCGCTGCGACGCGCCTTCCCCGACGTCGGAACCGTGCTGCAGGCGTATCTCCGTCGTACCGAGGACGACTGCGCGGAGTTCGCGTCGTCGGGCGCACGGATCAGGTTGTGCAAGGGCGCCTATGCCGAACCGCCGTCGGTGGCCTACCCCGACCGCCGTCAGATCGATGAGGCGTATCTGCGTTGCCTGCGAATCCTGATGAAGGGCAACGGCTATCCGATGGTCGCCAGCCACGATCCGACGATGATCGAGGCGGCGTCGATCATGGCCGCGGAGTTCGATCGCGGTCCGGACACCTGGGAACACCAGATGCTCTACGGCATCCGCGCCGACGAGCAGCGCCGGCTCGTGGGGTCCGGAGCGCACGTGCGGGTGTACATCCCGTACGGCAGCGAGTGGTACGGCTACTTCGTGCGGCGCCTCGCCGAGAAGCCGGCGAACCTCGGGTTCTTCCTCCGCGCCCTGGCCGGGTAG
- a CDS encoding gamma-glutamyltransferase family protein — MRRRRGSPHTGRRAVRLAVAALAAVLVVASCGTDADERAEPVTCAEIPNGELIDANSASAAPTDLATRPEVASGYRSGMKPVVTGTYAAATANPLATTAACEVLRDGGTAADALVAAQMVLGLVEPQSSGIGGGAFALYYDAASNTVRAFDGRETAPAAATETYLTQISPADPAPPVPSARASGRSIGVPGVLRMLDTVHGEYGKQAWRDLFAPAITLADSGFEISPRLAGAIAASAADLRADEDARNYFLTGDGSGKPAGTDLVNPGYAKTLGVLATDGADAMYDGPLAQAIVAEAGSTAGGMTPSLMTVDDLRNYRAIARDPIVTEYRGRRIVAMPGPSSGGIAVASALGILANFDLPSMTPTELDADGGRPDPAAAHLITEAERLAYADRDKYVADPDFVPLPGRGIETILDPAYLKARAGLIRPDTSLGEAPAGDLGPVPLGSHTGTEHGTSHITVADRYGNVASMTTTIESAFGSFHMVDGFLLNNQLTDFSAEPRDDDGALLANRVSPGKRPRSSMAPTLVMQPATDGAPAQVVAALGSPGGSVIIQFVVKTLVGMLDWGLNPQQAVSMIDFGSANTPTSNVGGEHPLVDTSDDSAHDPLVQGLKQRGSEVSVDEQSSGLSAIMRNGSGWIGGADPRREGAVMGDDATLR, encoded by the coding sequence ATGAGACGCCGTCGGGGAAGTCCTCATACCGGCCGTCGGGCCGTCCGCCTCGCGGTGGCCGCGCTCGCCGCCGTGCTGGTCGTCGCCTCGTGCGGAACCGACGCCGACGAGCGGGCCGAACCGGTGACGTGCGCGGAGATACCGAACGGCGAACTGATCGACGCGAACAGCGCGTCGGCCGCCCCCACCGACCTCGCGACGAGACCCGAGGTCGCCTCGGGTTACCGGAGCGGGATGAAACCGGTCGTGACCGGAACCTACGCCGCGGCGACCGCCAATCCACTGGCCACCACCGCGGCCTGCGAGGTGTTGCGCGACGGCGGCACCGCGGCCGACGCGCTGGTCGCGGCGCAGATGGTGCTCGGACTCGTCGAACCTCAGTCGTCGGGTATCGGCGGCGGCGCTTTCGCCCTGTACTACGACGCGGCGTCGAACACGGTGCGCGCCTTCGACGGCCGCGAGACGGCACCCGCGGCCGCCACCGAGACCTATCTGACGCAGATCTCCCCCGCCGACCCGGCACCGCCTGTCCCGAGCGCCCGCGCATCGGGACGATCGATCGGCGTTCCCGGCGTGCTCCGGATGCTCGACACGGTCCACGGAGAATACGGAAAGCAGGCCTGGCGCGATCTGTTCGCCCCGGCGATCACCCTGGCGGACAGCGGCTTCGAGATCAGCCCACGGCTGGCGGGAGCGATCGCCGCTTCCGCGGCCGACCTCCGGGCCGACGAGGACGCCCGCAACTACTTCCTCACCGGAGACGGTTCCGGGAAGCCCGCGGGCACCGACCTGGTCAACCCCGGCTACGCGAAAACACTCGGGGTGCTGGCCACCGACGGCGCGGACGCGATGTACGACGGGCCGCTCGCGCAGGCGATCGTCGCCGAGGCGGGCAGCACCGCGGGCGGCATGACGCCGAGCCTCATGACGGTCGACGACCTGCGCAACTACCGGGCGATCGCGCGCGACCCCATCGTGACCGAGTACCGCGGCCGCCGGATCGTGGCGATGCCGGGACCGTCATCGGGCGGGATAGCCGTCGCCTCCGCCCTGGGCATCCTGGCGAACTTCGACCTGCCGTCGATGACGCCCACCGAACTCGACGCAGATGGCGGCCGCCCCGATCCCGCTGCGGCGCATCTGATCACCGAGGCCGAACGCCTGGCCTACGCCGACCGCGACAAATACGTCGCCGACCCGGATTTCGTTCCGCTGCCCGGGCGCGGCATCGAAACCATCCTCGACCCCGCGTATCTGAAGGCGCGGGCCGGACTGATCCGCCCCGACACGTCACTCGGTGAAGCACCGGCCGGCGATCTCGGGCCGGTCCCGCTGGGGTCGCATACCGGCACCGAGCACGGCACCAGCCACATCACCGTCGCCGACCGCTACGGCAACGTCGCGTCGATGACGACGACCATCGAATCGGCCTTCGGCAGCTTCCACATGGTCGACGGCTTCCTGCTGAACAACCAGCTCACCGACTTCTCCGCCGAGCCGCGCGACGACGACGGTGCGCTGCTCGCGAATCGGGTGTCGCCCGGGAAGCGGCCGCGGTCGTCGATGGCCCCGACCCTGGTGATGCAGCCGGCGACCGACGGCGCCCCCGCACAGGTGGTGGCCGCCCTGGGTTCGCCGGGTGGGTCGGTCATCATCCAGTTCGTCGTCAAGACCCTCGTCGGGATGCTGGACTGGGGCCTGAACCCGCAGCAGGCGGTGTCGATGATCGACTTCGGCTCGGCCAACACCCCGACGTCGAACGTCGGTGGCGAACACCCACTGGTCGACACGTCCGACGACAGTGCGCACGACCCACTGGTACAGGGCCTGAAGCAGCGCGGGTCCGAGGTGTCCGTCGACGAACAGTCCAGCGGCCTGAGCGCGATCATGCGCAACGGGTCCGGGTGGATCGGCGGCGCCGACCCTCGTCGCGAAGGTGCCGTGATGGGTGACGACGCCACGCTCCGGTGA
- a CDS encoding PucR family transcriptional regulator, with product MDKSPGVALGRLILALDRTVATLVSAPQGLDVPVRSLAMIDIDDVHFGLGRAARSADVFLLVGLSDEVSTELLGGLGSHRPVAVMSKTSPTTLTDLADRLGIAVVAIDPHARWERIYNLTSRVLDTARRSSDDGESMESGATGDLFELAAEVARRTGGLVSIEDERSHVLAYSTAGDEADELRRLSILGREGPPEMLAWLRQWGVMDALRTSSRVVAVDARADLGLRERRAVAIRAPGTGEFLGVVWLQCGARALADDTDEVLTGAAAVAARVIARRRTAGTEHDEVVRRLLGARGDIVDVEALAAALGLDSSVAVVLVGFTTRGSPDAAVPLGENTTRISALTLHASAFSPLSVTSTIGDRAYAVLPGVSGDAAVEWARVSVDATDRQFGIRIRAVVAGPHTLSAVPELRTQINRVLDAASLEGDLIDDVTTVGGSRTGVLLGEIVALLAENPDLVDPRVSELADLDHRTGSEFTVSLRAYLDRFGDVRSAADDLHVHPNTLRYRIRRIEALTGMELGDPATRLVVALSLRVR from the coding sequence ATGGACAAATCGCCGGGTGTGGCGCTGGGGCGTCTCATTCTGGCTCTGGACCGGACCGTGGCGACGCTGGTCAGCGCGCCGCAGGGGCTCGACGTGCCGGTGCGGAGCCTGGCGATGATCGACATCGACGACGTCCACTTCGGCCTCGGGCGGGCGGCGAGATCGGCCGACGTGTTCCTGCTGGTCGGGTTGTCCGACGAGGTGAGCACCGAATTGCTCGGCGGTCTCGGGAGCCATCGTCCCGTCGCGGTCATGAGCAAGACGTCGCCGACGACCCTCACCGACCTCGCCGACCGGCTCGGGATCGCCGTCGTCGCCATCGACCCGCACGCCCGCTGGGAGCGCATCTACAACCTCACATCGCGCGTCCTCGACACCGCCCGGCGTTCATCGGACGACGGCGAGTCGATGGAGTCGGGCGCCACGGGCGATCTGTTCGAACTCGCGGCCGAGGTCGCCCGGCGCACCGGCGGGCTGGTCAGCATCGAGGACGAGCGGTCACATGTGCTGGCCTACAGCACGGCCGGCGACGAGGCCGACGAGCTGAGACGATTGTCGATCCTCGGGCGCGAGGGGCCGCCGGAGATGCTCGCCTGGCTGCGGCAGTGGGGGGTGATGGACGCGCTGCGCACCTCGTCGCGGGTGGTCGCGGTCGACGCGCGCGCCGACCTCGGGCTACGCGAACGCCGTGCGGTCGCGATCCGGGCGCCCGGCACGGGCGAGTTCCTGGGCGTCGTCTGGCTGCAGTGTGGTGCCAGGGCCCTTGCCGACGACACCGACGAGGTGCTCACCGGAGCGGCCGCGGTGGCCGCCCGGGTGATCGCACGTCGTCGAACCGCCGGCACCGAACACGACGAGGTGGTCCGCCGCCTCCTCGGCGCGCGGGGCGACATCGTCGACGTCGAGGCGCTGGCCGCTGCGCTGGGCCTCGACTCGTCCGTCGCGGTCGTGCTCGTCGGTTTCACGACGAGGGGGTCGCCGGACGCTGCGGTTCCGTTGGGGGAGAACACCACCCGGATCTCCGCGCTCACCTTGCACGCCAGCGCGTTCAGTCCGCTGTCGGTGACCTCGACCATCGGCGACCGCGCCTATGCTGTCCTGCCCGGTGTGTCCGGTGATGCCGCGGTCGAGTGGGCGCGGGTCTCCGTCGACGCGACGGACCGGCAGTTCGGGATCCGCATCCGCGCCGTGGTCGCCGGACCCCACACGCTCTCCGCGGTACCGGAATTGCGCACCCAGATCAACCGCGTGCTCGACGCGGCGTCCCTCGAAGGTGACCTGATCGACGACGTCACGACCGTGGGCGGTTCGCGCACCGGTGTGCTGCTCGGCGAGATCGTCGCGCTCCTGGCCGAGAACCCCGACCTCGTCGACCCGCGGGTCTCCGAACTCGCCGACCTCGACCACCGCACCGGCAGCGAGTTCACCGTCTCGTTGCGCGCCTACCTCGACCGTTTCGGCGACGTCCGTTCGGCCGCCGACGATCTGCACGTCCACCCGAACACGTTGCGCTACCGCATCCGTCGCATCGAGGCGCTCACCGGGATGGAACTCGGGGACCCGGCCACCCGGCTCGTCGTGGCGTTGTCTCTGCGGGTCCGGTAG
- a CDS encoding molybdenum cofactor biosysynthesis protein — protein sequence MTYRYPCEILAFVVSPKHAYFGRPKDGPAGEVETLTPGAVEIIADKGIRGDRFFGVRAHTEAAVTFLALEAWTAAAGDVDPVLARRNIVVRGVELDPLRGREFGLDTGVGPIRFRGGRPAHPCSWMDTVAGEGVRKALIGRGGLRAQPLTSGTLHVGPATIITDVEIDATRAADQVKRAQPR from the coding sequence ATGACCTACCGATACCCCTGCGAGATCCTCGCTTTCGTCGTCTCCCCGAAGCACGCGTACTTCGGACGGCCCAAGGACGGTCCCGCCGGCGAGGTGGAGACCCTCACTCCCGGCGCCGTGGAGATCATCGCCGACAAGGGGATTCGTGGCGACCGGTTCTTCGGCGTACGCGCCCACACGGAGGCGGCGGTGACGTTCCTCGCGCTCGAGGCCTGGACCGCGGCGGCGGGCGATGTCGACCCGGTGCTCGCGCGGCGGAACATCGTCGTCCGCGGCGTCGAACTCGATCCGCTGCGCGGCCGGGAGTTCGGGCTCGACACCGGGGTCGGACCGATCCGCTTCCGCGGTGGCCGTCCCGCGCATCCATGCTCGTGGATGGACACCGTCGCGGGCGAGGGCGTGCGCAAGGCGCTGATCGGCCGCGGCGGCTTGCGGGCGCAACCGCTGACGTCGGGGACCCTGCACGTCGGACCGGCGACGATCATCACCGACGTCGAAATCGACGCGACGCGCGCCGCAGACCAGGTGAAGCGGGCCCAGCCGCGGTAA
- the pruA gene encoding L-glutamate gamma-semialdehyde dehydrogenase, which yields MDAITTPPRPANEPVLAYAPGSPERTRIVNELTSQSNAGRRELPHIIGGHLRLGHGEQIDVVQPHAHREVLGFLTNATHDDARAAVDAALDAKDDWAHTGFDDRAAVILRAAELLSGPWRERVSAATMLGQSKSVHQAEIDAACELADFWRFNVTFAREILAEQPVSSPGVWNRLDHRPLDGFVYAVTPFNFTAIAANLSTAPMLMGNTVVWKPSPTQAYSAQYTMALLEAAGLPPGVINLVHGDGHAVSDVVLADENLAGIHFTGSTRTFQHLWREVGGNIDRYRNYPRLVGETGGKDFIVAHSSAEPHALRTAMIRGAFEYQGQKCSAASRAYIARSVWDKMGDDFLSETAEVGYGDVRDLSNFGGALIDRRAFDKQVAALRRAKSAPSVTVAVGGQVDDTVGYFVRPTVLLSDDPRDESFSTEYFGPILSIYVYDDADYETVLDLVDATARYALTGAVMATDVAAVALASDRLRNAAGNFYINDKPTGAVVGQQPFGGGRASGTNDKAGSKQNLLRWSSTRTIKETFTPPTTSRYPHMSTDFTGV from the coding sequence ATGGACGCCATCACCACTCCCCCTCGCCCGGCCAACGAGCCGGTACTCGCCTACGCACCCGGATCGCCCGAACGCACCCGCATCGTCAACGAACTCACCAGCCAGTCCAACGCCGGCCGACGCGAACTGCCGCACATCATCGGCGGGCACCTGCGCCTCGGTCACGGCGAACAGATCGACGTCGTGCAGCCGCATGCGCACCGAGAGGTGCTCGGCTTCCTCACCAACGCCACCCACGACGACGCCCGTGCCGCCGTCGACGCCGCGCTCGACGCCAAGGACGACTGGGCGCACACCGGCTTCGACGATCGGGCCGCGGTGATCCTGCGTGCGGCCGAACTGCTGTCGGGTCCGTGGCGCGAACGGGTCTCCGCCGCGACCATGCTGGGCCAGTCGAAGTCCGTGCACCAGGCCGAGATCGACGCCGCGTGCGAGCTCGCCGATTTCTGGCGGTTCAACGTCACCTTCGCCCGGGAGATCCTCGCCGAACAGCCGGTGTCGTCACCCGGGGTATGGAATCGGCTCGACCACCGTCCGCTCGACGGATTCGTCTATGCGGTCACCCCGTTCAACTTCACCGCCATCGCCGCGAATCTGTCGACCGCGCCGATGCTGATGGGGAACACCGTCGTGTGGAAGCCGTCTCCCACGCAGGCATATTCGGCCCAGTACACGATGGCACTCCTCGAGGCCGCCGGACTGCCGCCCGGCGTCATCAACCTGGTCCACGGCGACGGTCACGCGGTCTCCGATGTCGTTCTGGCCGACGAGAACCTGGCGGGCATCCACTTCACCGGCTCCACCCGGACCTTCCAGCACCTGTGGCGGGAGGTCGGCGGCAACATCGACCGGTACCGCAACTATCCGCGCCTCGTCGGCGAGACCGGTGGCAAGGACTTCATCGTCGCGCATTCCTCCGCCGAACCGCATGCACTCCGAACCGCGATGATCCGTGGCGCTTTCGAGTACCAGGGCCAGAAGTGCTCGGCAGCTTCACGCGCCTACATCGCACGGTCGGTGTGGGACAAGATGGGTGACGACTTCCTCAGCGAGACCGCCGAAGTCGGCTATGGCGACGTGCGGGACCTGTCGAACTTCGGTGGCGCGCTCATCGATCGTCGGGCCTTCGACAAGCAGGTGGCGGCGCTGCGCCGTGCCAAGTCCGCGCCGTCGGTCACCGTTGCGGTCGGCGGCCAGGTCGACGACACGGTCGGCTATTTCGTGCGCCCCACCGTGTTGCTGTCGGACGATCCCCGCGACGAGTCCTTCTCCACCGAGTACTTCGGACCGATCCTGTCGATCTACGTCTACGACGACGCCGACTACGAGACCGTCCTCGACCTGGTCGACGCGACGGCGAGGTACGCGCTCACCGGTGCGGTCATGGCGACCGACGTCGCCGCGGTCGCCCTCGCCTCGGATCGGCTCCGCAACGCCGCGGGCAACTTCTACATCAACGACAAGCCGACCGGCGCCGTCGTCGGCCAGCAGCCGTTCGGCGGCGGGCGCGCCTCCGGCACGAACGACAAGGCCGGATCGAAGCAGAACCTGTTGCGCTGGTCGTCGACCCGCACCATCAAGGAGACGTTCACGCCGCCGACGACGTCCCGGTATCCGCACATGAGCACCGATTTCACGGGGGTCTGA
- a CDS encoding glutamine synthetase III has protein sequence MSGSMSRRQAIEAVTTYEVSAPGFTEPLADTFGRNVFSLSVMKKRLPKHVFKAVAATIDTGCALDPTLADYVAVAMKDWAIERGATHYAHVFYPLTGFTAEKHDSFLEPDASGASLAEFAGKTLMQGEPDASSFPNGGLRGTFEARGYTGWDVTSPAYLLENPNGNTLCIPTIFISWTGEALDKKTPLLRSQQAMSKQAMRLLKLFGHDNVDTVVSYAGAEQEYFLIDEHFFYARPDLMTSNRTLFGAPPSKGQEFDDHYFGAIPERVLSFMIELDRELFKQGIPAKTRHNEVAPGQFEIAPVFERSVLAHDHQQLMMTTMKSVAEKYGMKCLLHEKPFSGVNGSGKHVNFSLGNANQGNLLNPGDTPHENMQFLTFCGAIIRAVHLYGGLLRAAVASASNDHRLGANEAPPAIISIFLGEQLMDVFEQIAKGGATGSKAAGVIELGVDTLPPLKADPGDRNRTSPFAFTGNRFEYRAPGSNQSISDPMVAINTILADSIDFISAELEKLIADGTELNDAVQKVLQEIINTHGAVIFNGNGYSDEWQEEAAARGLKNLRTTVDAVTEYTSPEVIEIFEKYGVLSARELEAREDVIFEYYALTLLVEAKETAEIAKTMIMPAAIRYQGELAGTAASLKMAGIEAPTPLLAEVTALIGKLHDDVITLDEGIAGMHGENTFEESKYALEALIPAMAAVREVADTLESIVADDLWPLPTYNEMLTIL, from the coding sequence ATGAGTGGCAGCATGTCCCGCCGTCAGGCCATCGAGGCCGTGACGACCTACGAGGTGTCGGCACCCGGATTCACCGAGCCGTTGGCAGACACCTTCGGACGCAACGTGTTCAGCTTGTCGGTCATGAAGAAGCGCCTCCCGAAGCACGTCTTCAAGGCGGTGGCCGCGACCATCGACACCGGCTGCGCGCTCGACCCGACCCTCGCCGACTACGTCGCGGTCGCGATGAAGGACTGGGCGATCGAGCGGGGTGCCACCCACTACGCGCATGTCTTCTACCCGCTCACCGGTTTCACCGCGGAGAAGCACGACTCGTTCCTGGAGCCCGACGCGAGCGGCGCCTCACTCGCCGAGTTCGCCGGCAAGACCCTGATGCAGGGCGAGCCCGACGCGTCGAGCTTCCCCAACGGCGGCCTGCGCGGCACCTTCGAGGCCCGCGGCTACACCGGCTGGGACGTCACCAGCCCCGCGTACCTCCTCGAGAACCCCAACGGCAACACACTGTGCATCCCCACGATCTTCATCTCGTGGACCGGTGAGGCCCTCGACAAGAAGACCCCGCTGCTACGCAGCCAGCAGGCGATGAGCAAGCAGGCCATGCGCCTGCTCAAGCTGTTCGGCCACGACAACGTCGACACAGTCGTCTCCTACGCCGGCGCCGAGCAGGAGTACTTCCTGATCGACGAGCACTTCTTCTACGCCCGGCCCGACCTCATGACCTCCAATCGCACCCTGTTCGGCGCCCCGCCGTCGAAGGGCCAGGAGTTCGACGACCACTACTTCGGTGCCATCCCGGAGCGCGTGCTGTCGTTCATGATCGAACTCGACCGCGAGCTGTTCAAGCAGGGCATCCCGGCCAAGACCCGCCACAACGAGGTCGCACCGGGCCAGTTCGAGATCGCGCCCGTCTTCGAGCGTTCGGTGCTCGCCCATGACCATCAGCAGCTGATGATGACCACGATGAAGTCCGTCGCGGAGAAGTACGGCATGAAGTGCCTGCTGCACGAGAAGCCGTTCTCCGGGGTCAACGGCTCGGGCAAGCACGTCAACTTCTCGCTCGGCAACGCCAACCAGGGCAACCTGCTGAACCCGGGCGACACCCCGCACGAGAACATGCAGTTCCTCACCTTCTGCGGCGCCATCATCCGCGCGGTCCACCTGTACGGCGGACTCCTGCGTGCCGCCGTCGCATCGGCGTCGAACGACCACCGTCTCGGCGCGAACGAGGCCCCGCCGGCCATCATCTCGATCTTCCTCGGCGAGCAGCTCATGGATGTCTTCGAGCAGATCGCCAAGGGCGGCGCCACCGGTTCCAAGGCCGCCGGCGTCATCGAACTCGGGGTCGACACCCTGCCGCCGCTGAAGGCCGACCCGGGCGACCGCAACCGCACCAGTCCGTTCGCCTTCACCGGCAACCGATTCGAGTACCGCGCACCGGGTTCCAACCAGTCGATCTCCGACCCGATGGTCGCGATCAACACCATCCTCGCCGACTCGATCGACTTCATCTCCGCCGAACTCGAGAAGCTGATCGCCGACGGCACCGAACTCAACGACGCCGTCCAGAAGGTGTTGCAGGAGATCATCAACACCCACGGTGCGGTGATCTTCAACGGCAACGGCTACTCCGACGAGTGGCAGGAGGAGGCCGCCGCCCGCGGTCTGAAGAACCTCCGCACCACCGTCGACGCCGTCACCGAGTACACCTCGCCCGAGGTCATCGAGATCTTCGAGAAGTACGGGGTGCTCTCGGCCCGTGAGCTCGAGGCCCGCGAAGACGTCATCTTCGAGTACTACGCCCTCACCCTCCTCGTCGAGGCCAAGGAGACCGCGGAGATCGCGAAGACGATGATCATGCCGGCCGCGATCCGCTACCAGGGTGAACTGGCCGGCACCGCCGCCTCGTTGAAGATGGCCGGGATCGAAGCTCCCACACCGCTTCTCGCAGAGGTCACCGCACTGATCGGCAAGCTGCACGACGACGTCATCACTCTCGACGAGGGCATCGCCGGAATGCACGGTGAGAACACCTTCGAGGAGTCGAAGTACGCTCTCGAGGCGCTGATCCCGGCGATGGCCGCGGTGCGCGAGGTCGCGGACACGCTCGAGAGCATCGTCGCCGACGACCTCTGGCCGCTGCCCACCTACAACGAGATGCTCACCATCCTCTGA